Proteins from one Oncorhynchus tshawytscha isolate Ot180627B linkage group LG16, Otsh_v2.0, whole genome shotgun sequence genomic window:
- the pkia gene encoding cAMP-dependent protein kinase inhibitor alpha, which translates to MTDVEATYEDFIASQRTGRRNAVHDIPQSPEAQGPSDLSHDLAQLNINKSGEGEDAEKSQAPSESSSQPEEGGKE; encoded by the exons ATGACTGATGTGGAGGCGACATATGAAGACTTCATCGCTTCACAGCGGACCGGCCGACGGAACGCCGTACACGACATCCCACAATCCCCTGAGGCACAGGGACCCAGCGACCTATCACACGACCTGGCTCAGCTCAACATCAACAAATCCG gtgaaggagaggatgCTGAAAAGAGCCAGGCCCCGTCAGAGTCTTCATCCCAACCTGAAGAGGGGGGTAAAGAGTAG